The sequence below is a genomic window from Aspergillus nidulans FGSC A4 chromosome V.
TGTCGTGCACGTTGGGGATGCCGTATTAGCATACAAGAAAGAGCTGTTCGATATTGCTGTCTATATGCAACAGAAGTGTCGCGGCATCCCAACCGTCCATGTCTCGAACTTTAtccaccatctccttctcaatctcacCGGGACATACACCTCAGACTATTCCCTCTATGAACCTGATGTTGTGGCCAAGGGCATACAGCCCGAGCATTGGTGTTACAGACCCGACCCGCAAAACTTGACCGTGAAGTGGCACGTGCCGAAGCGGCAGGAGATAGAGTTTGCTGCCGAACTTTTTCAAAACCAGGCCGAGTCTGCCCTTAAGCAGTTAGCTGCTTTGACTGATGAAAATTCCAACATCAGACGAGATGGAATCGGTAAGGAATGGTCCGATGAAGTGATCAGAAACTTGGTTCTGTTGCGGCTTATCATTTCGGGTGTGTCTGTTCTCTTCGACGCCAAGGCTGCCTCAAAGACGAAGGGTAGCAGAACCAATGGGGTATCAGACAAGGCAGAGGACGTGGAGATGACAGATGGTGTGATTGGTACTGGtcctgaagacgaagaggccGATTCCTCGCTTGACACTTCCGAAGAGGATACTGTAAGGGAGACGTACACCTACCCAACGGGATATCCCTTAGAAGAGAACGACCCTATCTATGTTTCTATCCATGATATCCGGGAAAGGGCAGGCTGGACTCTTCACAAGGTGCATAGGTACTTGTGTGAGAAGCAGGAGGACGACGTGCCCTGCTTCAGTGCTCTATACTCTGCTTACAAATGCTGGTTCGTCGATGTTGGTATCGAGAGGTCCGCCCATGTACTGGATAGAGTgactcgccttcttcttgccgacATCCACCCTTATAAGATGAGTGGCATTCGCAAGGATTACCCACGTCCCCTGCTTATTCGACGAGCCAACATGTACCATCTGCAGCGCTTAAGACACAATGCCGCCCCACGCTGCCGGTCACGACTGGATGAAATCCTGCTCTTGGATATTGCAGAGTCGTGCGTATCTGCTTATACTGAGACGCGCCGTAACGCTCAAACGGCGGGAGAGTCGGCCTTGAAGGTCGTCTGGGGCTCCCGCCTACTCGTCATCCCCCCACTTCTGAGGGCGCTGCAAAATGGCATCAAGGAGAATGACTACGCGCGCATCAAGGGTTCtttgttttctctattgCTTAGCAGTGTGGCCAGAACCGTTGGCCGTCATTGGAAGTATGCTCCCACTTTAGTCCGAGCTTTTATTGATGCGAGTGCGGTTGATAGGCCGTCTGTGCAACGGATATGCTCGAGTGTAGTATATCAGATCATGGATTATGGCCGTCCAATGGAAAGAATGGCAATCCTAGACAGAGACCTTGTGGAGTCCATCGCTCCAACGTCACAGAACGTCGACGAGCAAATTCAGCAGAAACGAAATTCACTAAACAACAAGCGGGCCCTtatcgagaagaagaaggccgcctTGGCTGAGGAGCTAGTGGATCTAGCCCGCGAAGCCCACTGGAAAGTTGCTAGTCGAGCAGCGACCATTGTCATCTCAATGGGCCTGCGGTTTGATTACATCGCGAGCGAGCGCCTCGTGGAGCTCGTTACTATGGGCTCCATCGACGACCACCCTGGCTTGCGAGGTATGTACTCACAGGGGCTCACGGCGCTGTTCACCATGATTGATGTCCGAGCAATTTGCAATCACGACTACAAGAGCTATATCCTGGGTAACCAGAATTTTCCAGCAAAAATCAAAGTGGCCACCAAGCGATATGAGAAGGGCTGGACTGAGGAATTTTTGGCAAGCTTTGCTAACCCGGAAACGGAGTATTATATTGATCACGATTTCCCCGGCTGGCTTGTATGGGCTGACCACATGCCTGGGTACAAACCAAATGTTGAACGGGACATCGAGTACGATCAGATTGAATGGCAGATACGTTCTCGCATGGGTAAGCTGTTCGATCGGGCATGGTTCAAGAAGTTCTTCATGTACTTGAAGCAAGAGCCACGTGATCCCTCAGCCGACAAGTTCCGCATGTCCTGTGCAATGTTGCTTCTGTATGCTTTTGAGTTGATGCTGCGCGATGGACTTACAGCAGCCACCTTCGAAGATATTaaagaggagattgaagcGGTTTATGAGGATGGAAGTGATAAACATCAACATCGGGCAACTGCAGAAATTCTGGGTGCGCTGGTCAGCTCTGTTACGGATACTAGTGTGGAGAAGCGAACGTTGGTCTGGGAATATGCGTTCCCAATTGTGCAAAAGATTTTCATCGAAGGGTTGACGCCGGAGAACTCTGGTTACTGGACAACGTTTCTCCATATGATTCTTCAGTGCCGTGACCCGCGACGAGTCTGGCCGTTAGTTGACTGGCTGGCGAGCTTCCGCCTAGACATGACGACGAATGCAGCTTTCAAGGAAAGCTCCAAGATTAATTTGCTGCATCAATCAATTATTGATGCAGGCTGGCACTTCCGGCTTGAGAAACCGATTGTTCAAGATTACCTTGCCCACCTTGACCACCCTTATAAAGGGGTTCGTGAAGCTATGGGACAGACTCTAGCAACTATATTCCGTACGCGGTACCACGAATCTTACCCAGACGTCAAGAGTCTGCTTGCGGATCAAGAAGCATCTTCATCGGTTGGCTCTTATCCGTATTCACCGGATACGGACTTCAGACAGATGATAAATGATATCTTTACGCGGATCGAGGAATGGCGACAAGAGAGGACCCCTGGCCAACAGACGCCTTCTTCCTACACTTCGGGAAGCAAAACCgttcttctttggcttgaCTCTACGCTGTCTTCTCATGAGTGCACGCAGCTTGCCCCCTTCTTCGCTGAGGTGTTCACAGGACAACTGCTGCATATGATGGATGTTAaggaagatccagaactCCAATCACTAGCATACCACGTTTTCCGTCACCTACCGAACGTTCCGTATCCCGCTGAGGAGAACTCAGACTTTATTAAGACACTTATCCGCATTGGGCAGACGTCGCCCTCTTGGCACCAGCGGTTACGTGTCATGATCAATATTCAGATTATCTACTTCAGGcgtctcttccttctctctccctctgaCCGTGATAAGCTCTTTGAGTGCGTGGCGAGCATGCTAGAGGACCCACAGCATGAAGTCAGAGCGGGTGCATCAGCCACGCTGTCAGGGATGGTCCGTTGTTCTCCAGAGTTCCTCCGCAAAGAGATCGTGGATCGTTTCAAGAAGCGATTCACCCAAATCCTGGTAGAGAATCCTCTTCCCAAACGACCAAAGATGCCTCGTATGGCCAGTGGGTTATCGTCTCCGGGCTCCTCGGGAGCCAATACTCCAAATCCTGAACACACCCGTCTTGTTATCTCCAGGCACGGTGCCGTTCTAGGTCTCGGAGCACTTATTCAAGCTTTCCCCTACAGCAGTCCACCGCCGACATGGATCCCTGAAGCACTGACCACGCTGAGCGTTCGTGCGGCCAGCGATCCTGGCATTGTGGGGTCAAGTGTCAAGTCAATTATCAGTGAGTTCAAGAAGACCAGGCAGGACACATGGCATATCGATGCGAAGGTAAGTCAGcattttcttgttctgttgtATGCACATAGCAACTAATCCCCTATCAGGCATTTACCTCAGATCAACTAGAAGATCTCTCAGGTGTTCTTTGGAAGAGCTACTTCGCTTAGAACTGTGTAGAGTTCCAGACCCCTGAAATGAAGAGCCATTGCAAGGGCAAGAGCAAGATGCGCGACAGAGAAGATATATCACGACCTCACATAACCGCTTGGGTTTGTATACTAAGTCGACACTGGGCGGCAGTTAATAGGGCTTGCAGGGTTGTTGTGGCTTTACATCTGTTTTTGCCATCTAATCGTCCTTAGTGTACTGATAATAAGATATTCCATGGACCCTAGGTTCCTTAAATTATATATTTTGGCTCGAGAACTGAAAACGCTGAACAAATCCGTCTGCAGGAGGTTATCAACTGACATGAGGTTCATGAGCAAAGGAAGATAGATACACCGCACCCCATACTTAGCAGGGACATCAATCACAAGAAACTCAGTGACAAACCAAGACACCAATACTAACACAACCTCCCATTGTATCTCCACTGCCACCTCCAGATCTTTTTGTGATTCCCTTTCGCCCACTCAGCATCTGGAATTTCCGAAGCGCCCTTTACCCAATACAACACCCACGCCCTTCTGTACAAGGGCCATAAACCAACATCGTCGTCATTCAACACTTCCTATTAATCTCATACATATTGACAAAAGCTTCTCGCAACATCTGCTGTCCCGCCGACAAGGCCCGCCACGCTCGGCACAGTACACGCTCATTGGACCACTATGTCCGCTGACCAGTGCCTGGCTCAAAGCTCATGCTGTCCAGGTCGTATGCTGCTATTGAGGCGGATCAGGTCTTAGTTAGACGGACCTTTCCCTGAACATGTAAAGCATCCACTTGAGAGACAACTGTTCTTAGCCATACAGAGTATCTCATGGAATTCAGAGGTTCGGAAAATCGTACAATTGGCGTTGAGCAGTTCTGACTTTATCTTTATAGAACGACATTGTCGAATTTACCTCCCAGCCGGCATACGTCCGTTAATACTGTAATATGAATTATATTTCAAGAATATAACAAATCGTGACCTCGAGGAACACTCTTTGCTTTTATTAGACAGCAAGAAGCATGCTTGATGGGAGGAACAAATTCCGGCGCAACTTTCACGTAGGTTTATTTATGCACGTATTTATGCATAGTATAGCCATTGGCTGACCAATCTTGTGTAAATCATGTGATTATGAAACAGCCACGCGGCTGCCGCTCTCAGCCCGAAGACATCACGTCAATCCTTAGGTGCTCAGGCTTGGGAGCAGTGGCTGTTCTCACCTTCTACCCCATCATTCTTTTATCGTTACCTCCTATAACTTTTCTCAGAGTTAAATTTAGCGCAGTTGCGCAACTCCTGGTCGCTGTGGTGCAGGACTACCCACTGCTAAGGCAGTCGACTTCACCATGGCTCCGAAGGACACCTTCTTCCGCTCGTCGGATATGAGCTTGACGCAGCTCTATATCGCGAACGAGATCGGTCGTGAGGTTGTTAGTGCTCTTGGTGAGCTAGGCCAGGTGCAGTTTCGGGATGTAAGTGCTGTTCATGGTTGATAATGCTGGAGAGGCGCTGGCAAGTGAGTCGTCACTAACTGGTACTCTTTTGCTTAACAGCTCAATCCCGAGACAAACGCTTTCCAAAAGACGTTTACGAAGGAGATTCGGCGGTTGGATAATGTGGAGAGGCAGCTTCGTATGTTTACCAGCTTCTGCGACTTTCCAGCACTTTGAGTGAGTGGGTTGGTGGCTAATCGATTCGGACGGGCAGGTTACTTCCATGCGCAGATGGATAAGGCTGGAATCCAGATGAGGCCATCGTCGGAGTTCTCGGATACGCTCGCTGCCCCTTTGGCTTcggagattgatgagcttgctgaACGCAGCGAGAGCTTGGAGCAGCGCATCGCTTCGCTGAATGACAGCTACgagactttgaagaagcGCGAAGTGGAGTTGACCGAATGGCGCTGGGTTTTGAGGGAGGCCGGGGGCTTTTTCGACCGTGCTCACACCCATACTGAAGAAATTCGCCAATCCTTTGATAACGATGAGGCGCCGCTTCTCCGAGACGTCGAGCAGCAGAACCACCGTGGTGCGAACGGCGATGCGCAGGGCCAGCAGTCGTTTCTCGAACTGAACATCGGTTTCGTGTCTGGTGTTATCCCTCGCGACCGAATTGGTGCTTTTGAGCGTATTCTCTGGCGGACGCTCCGTGGTAACCTCTACATGAACCAAGCTGAGATCCCGGACCCCATCGTCGACCCGACCACCAACGAGGAGACGCAGAAGATGGTTTTCGTGATCTTTGCACATGGAAAGAACATTATTGCAAAGATCAGGAAGATCTCGGAGTCCCTTGGTGCTTCGCTTTACAGCGTCGATGAGAACAGCGAACTGCGTCGGGACCAGATTCATGAGGTTAACACGAGGTTGAGTGATGTCAACAATGTCCTGCGGAACACGAAGAACACTCTCGACGCGGAGCTTTCTCAGATCGCTCGCTCCCTGGCCGCTTGGATGATCATtgtcaagaaggagaaggccgTTTACGACACCCTCAACAAGTGCTCGTATGATCAAGCGCGAAAGACTCTTATCGCGGAAGCTTGGTGTCCCACAAACTCTCTGTCGTTGATTAAGTCGACTTTGCAAGATGTCAATGACCGTGCTGGTCTTAGTGTTCCTTCCATCGTTAACCAGATTCGCACGAACAAGACGCCGCCGACTTATGTACGGACCAACAAATTCACCGAAGCGTTCCAGACCATTGTCGATGCGTATGGTATCTCCAAGTACTCCGAGGTCAACCCCGGCCTGTACACTGTCGTCACgttccccttcctcttcgccgtcaTGTTTGGTGATTTCGGTCACGGCTTCCTaatggctttggctgctgccgccatgatcttctgggAAAGGCAGCTCTCAAAGACAAAGCTCGACGAACTGACGTATATGGCTTTCTACGGTCGCTACATCATGTTAATGATGGGTATCTTCTCGATGTACACTGGTCTCATTTACAAtgatatcttctccaagtccttcaccgtcttctcgagttcctggaaATGGCCTGACAATATTGAACAAGGCCAGTCTGTTGAAGCGTCACTCAAGGGCAGCTACCGGTTCCCCTTCGGTCTAGACTGGAACTGGCACGAGGCCGAGAACAGTCTGCTGTTCACCAACAGTTTGAAGATGAAAATGAGTATCATCCTTGGTTGGGCGCATATGACCTATGCTCTTATCCTGCAATACGTCAATGCTCGCCATTTCAAGTCCaaagtcgacatcatcggcaACTTCATCCCCggcatcatcttcttccaatccATCTTTGGTTACCTTGTTCTTACTATCATTTACAAATGGTCCGTTGATTGGCCGGCTAGAAACCAGTCACCCCCTGGTCTCCTCAACATGCTCATCTTTATGTTTCTGTCCCCTGGAAACGTCGAAGAGGAGCTCTATCCTGGCCAAGGCGGTGTCCAGCTTTGCCTATTGCTCCTTGCCGTCGCACAAGTCCCCATTATGCTATTCTTCAAGCCCTTCTACCTTCGCCGCGAGCACAATCGTGCCCGCGCCCTCGGCTACCGTGGCCTCGGCGAACAATCCCGCGTCAGCGCCCTGGATGAAGACGGCGACCTCGACGGCCCCCGTCAAAGCACGGCAAGTGACGGCGAAGGCGTTGCCATGATTGCCCAGGacctcgaagaagagcacGAGGAGTTCGACTTCTCCGAAATTATGATTCACCAGGTCATCCACACGATCGAGTTCTGCCTCAACTGTATCTCCCATACGGCATCCTACCTGCGTCTCTGGGCGCTCTCTCTCGCGCACCAACAGCTCTCTATTGTCCTCTGGGACATGACTCTCGGCACCGCGTTTGATCAAGAAGACGGCACCATTCGTACCATCATGATCATTGTCACCTTCTACATGTGGTTCACTCTGACTATTGCCATTCTCTGTGTGATGGAGGGAACCAGTGCCATGTTGCACTCGCTCCGTCTGCACTGGGTTGAGGCCATGAGCAAGCATTTTATGGGCGATGGTATACCATTCGCTCCATTTAGCTTTAAGACCCTACTGGAGGAGGATCCGGTTGATTGAACGGTTTAGATTAAGCTGGCTTGGCTCTCGcattctttctctctttatatttcctttcttcttgtcgaggtcgatgtATTGTATATTTCGCCCCATAGGAACAATATTATAGAATGGAAGCAATTTCCAGAGGACTCTTACAACAGTCGAACCTACCCGGCAGGGTTGGGAGCACTGGAGTATGTCTTGGCTCTAAATTCGTATATGCTTTGTGGCCCCCTGTATAGATCGTCGTaagtagatatatatactctCTAAGTTACGGAGTGTGTGCTTATTCACAGTCTAGATTAGTTATGTTCAGTGTATATAATCAATGCTTTTGATCGCCTAATGGTAACGATATATATTTAGTGACCCaattcttctttgcatcgTTCAGTTCACGTTGCTGAGTATCAGAGCTGATTCACGGGTGTAATGTCTTCGAAGTCTAACAGAATAAACATACTAGCTTGATACCAATATTGGGCCATTTGTTTAGGTTGCGCGACGGATTCACCGTGCAATAAAGTCGATATTTCGCTGACCCTAGGAATGGGCAAATCGGCCTGATAAGAGTCTTCAAGTCACTACGTAACAGCCGTTGGCCCTATTGCGGCACAGATTACAGTAGACTTTAAAGGAATCTATAGAGTTATGTATGATAGGCACCAGATACCGAAGAATGAATCATCTCAATTGCTATGACAATCCTACCAAGACTAACGAATGAATTCAAGGCAAATTGACCTACAAGAGACTGGAACATGTTAGTGTTTGTTTCCGCACTGAACATGAAAAGAGACAAGTGAAGGGAGACAGTTTCAGTTACATGCCCTGTCACAGGCTGTGGTCATCAAGGTAGACATATGTTGACCGTCGTGATAAAATAAAAGTAAATCATCATTGtaaaaggggaaaaaaaaaggaggGAAACTCACAATCCAGGGCGCAGTCAAAGACGGCCATGTCAATTTTCCTACTTACTACGAGCTATCAGTACTGGGACCGACAAGACTTCGCTGAGTAAACAGGATATGACGGGTGTCAGTAATGACAATTGTCGTCTTAGCCGGCGGTGCCGACTTGGACATATGcttgtcttttttttatgtCGATTCATCATTAAGGAAGTTAAAGTGAGGTTGAAAGCAAGTCAGACATACAGATCATGAGTTGGTCGACGATCTGTCGAGTAGGACTCTACCTGTAAGAGACTTCAGGAACAGTTAGCGCAATGTTCTGAAAATAAACCATGCAATAAGGTAGAGATATTCATGTCAGTTTTGCATGAATGGTAAAAAAAAGATGTTGTCTGCATTGAAAACTCAAATAAGACTCGTCATCTAGAAGATCATCATGTGAGGGGGAGATAAAAGGTGCAAGACGGAATTACCTTGTACAAATCTAATGCATTTGAGACAAACGGCTCGCGATCCCTTCCCAGTCTGGCTTTGTTATTAGCCTCAAGCAAAACTCCCATTGACAGAGCATGTTTTGTAGACGGTAATCTCAGTGGGCGAGGTTTTCTAGGCCTGCCGCAAAATGGCTTATCCGTCAAGACCGGACGTCTGTCGAACGCCGTCGGAGCCCAGTGCCGCTTCATCTTCGAAAAACACAATTCTTGAGCAAGAGAATGTAAAGAGCTTACCATCGGGTAATGGAGAGTTGTTTCCTAATTTGTCTTCAAAACGTCAGAACATGCCATACAGTCTAACAAGAGCAAACATAGTAGACAAGATTGAAAAGTCAGAAATAGCCATTTGTTGACTTCAGAAGCCGAGGGCCTCAGTCGGTAATTTCCAGCGTATATAATACGAAAGAGCATcattcaaaaaaaaaaaatcaagataACGGAATGAGGGAGCACCTACTCCTAAGGTATCCTCTGTGAGAACAGCCGGTATTTTCAAGGTACTGAGATGGTTAGTCCTGTTCTCGAGTTAGCACTCAAGTAGACAAGGCGCCGGCGAATCATGACGAGATCTTTCGCAAAGCATCAGACTGACGTGCAAAGAAGTGAGTTTTCACGCCCCGTAGGGTCAAAGACTCTAGTTTGAAATGGTTCTATTTATCATCATAAAGGGGAGGGTGCGGGCAGACGGGCAGAGCAGAGTTCGAAGCGCTTACCAGACAACGCTGTGCTGAGTGCAGGCGAAGGTTAGTCAATCATTGTATGGATCATGCTGCAATTGCAGTGCTTTATGGTATGTATTCCCAAACATCAAGGAATATCAAGCTCGGAAACCGAAAGCTCGAGTGTTGACGGAGAGAAAAGCTGAAAGAAGTCCACGAAGTTTTTTAGCTGCTTGACTGGGGCTAGTTTTACCGAGCCGCTAGCGTAGGGCTAGCTTTGTCGGGTTAGTTGTTTTGCTTAGTAAGATATTTCGGAATAACAGAACGCCGGTATGAGCCAGCCCATGATAACCATGGGCTACAGTGAACGGAGTATCGAAGCCAGCTAGAAATGGCTGTAGCACTGTTTGTACGAATTAGGCCCGCAGGAATGTTTACAAAGACAGCCGGAGATATTCAAGCCTTAGCTCACCTGCAGCTCAGAGAACGATCGCTAGCCGACAACACTTCGCCTGTCAAAGCCCAGGCCATTGAAAGATCGAAGCTTGATTTATTTTTTATCTTTTGAAGCCCATGAGAGCAAGTTTGCCGAGGTGTTCGTATACATGAAAAAATCTACTTCGTACTTTATCGCGCATATATCAGCCGCGGGGACGCTGGGGACGGCTATAGTCCATCACCTGACACACTCATGTGTCTGCTTTAAAGGGTCCCGGTCTCGACCAGGCAGGATTTACAAATATTGAATTTGCAAGTCTGCTGACCCCGAAGCCCACTTTTCTCGATAATTCCTATCGTTCTACGGAGTATTATTGAGCGCTATCATTATTACGTTATGTGGGTGCCTTGCTGGTACAGTTGGAACTGGTTACTGTAGATCAACCTCGACCCTTTGAGACTTGAGCTTTTTGAGGCCTGCTATAACCTCGCTGGGAATTCTCCCGCGACAATTATTCCACCACTTATGCTGCTTGGTTTATAGAACATATTATCTCGACAGAAAGATAGAATATGATCGCGGGGAATCCCGGGGTCTCGGCTTGGGCGCGCACTGAACGAGTTAGCGCGGGGAGCAGCGACGGGTGTTTTCGTCATCGGGTCAGGGCCATGTCTGGATTGAATGGCGTCAAGTCTCTCCACACCCGGGCAGCTCTGACGTTCTGGCTCGTTCACTGCCCGGCAAAAGATTGCTCCTGGCCATGGGATGCGCCTTTAAAGGGCAATGCGCGCTGCCGCGGCGGA
It includes:
- a CDS encoding uncharacterized protein (transcript_id=CADANIAT00003469) produces the protein MTRSFAKHQTDVQRREGAGRRAEQSSKRLPDNAVLSAGEERRYEPAHDNHGLQ
- a CDS encoding H(+)-transporting V0 sector ATPase subunit a (transcript_id=CADANIAT00003468): MAPKDTFFRSSDMSLTQLYIANEIGREVVSALGELGQVQFRDLNPETNAFQKTFTKEIRRLDNVERQLRYFHAQMDKAGIQMRPSSEFSDTLAAPLASEIDELAERSESLEQRIASLNDSYETLKKREVELTEWRWVLREAGGFFDRAHTHTEEIRQSFDNDEAPLLRDVEQQNHRGANGDAQGQQSFLELNIGFVSGVIPRDRIGAFERILWRTLRGNLYMNQAEIPDPIVDPTTNEETQKMVFVIFAHGKNIIAKIRKISESLGASLYSVDENSELRRDQIHEVNTRLSDVNNVLRNTKNTLDAELSQIARSLAAWMIIVKKEKAVYDTLNKCSYDQARKTLIAEAWCPTNSLSLIKSTLQDVNDRAGLSVPSIVNQIRTNKTPPTYVRTNKFTEAFQTIVDAYGISKYSEVNPGLYTVVTFPFLFAVMFGDFGHGFLMALAAAAMIFWERQLSKTKLDELTYMAFYGRYIMLMMGIFSMYTGLIYNDIFSKSFTVFSSSWKWPDNIEQGQSVEASLKGSYRFPFGLDWNWHEAENSLLFTNSLKMKMSIILGWAHMTYALILQYVNARHFKSKVDIIGNFIPGIIFFQSIFGYLVLTIIYKWSVDWPARNQSPPGLLNMLIFMFLSPGNVEEELYPGQGGVQLCLLLLAVAQVPIMLFFKPFYLRREHNRARALGYRGLGEQSRVSALDEDGDLDGPRQSTASDGEGVAMIAQDLEEEHEEFDFSEIMIHQVIHTIEFCLNCISHTASYLRLWALSLAHQQLSIVLWDMTLGTAFDQEDGTIRTIMIIVTFYMWFTLTIAILCVMEGTSAMLHSLRLHWVEAMSKHFMGDGIPFAPFSFKTLLEEDPVD
- a CDS encoding proteasome activator BLM10 (transcript_id=CADANIAT00003467), which codes for MDNPNSKTILTPDNFHNVHTISRATSPGGGPDGVNGDGEPKARVRPRTYPYFKYLPYQTEDEAQRARYLRDILTQLYIAVESGDFSPGAVHWTRELRAWLSLKFDPTRSDRIKLVKLYYELSLAPGIDPNVAERFSSMFMLLTKRKHYLRPIKDLTLDWRPLYRELKAFVLPTESGLVHSSNLKRNVKTLTKLCAFIQLYVDPCELPAMLEEFLPHYSTSFSEGAFVVVGLINLLAPTTPPPESREDLLPQHYMPTYFHLWSLVSRSKTFDQTFLDFFSRLARDSLPAGHIPFSEYGLFTKEQSSLIFTAILRLLEIPVGQSSSPYSALVDISSGLGIMLDRDSRKHPVAHHIARWIVMSLSPACLDKEESILSQLEGLIQAVETFFHPSNSGSWTKTLAQLVYYLTDFFVMRWNREQSGEMEVPQERRLTEPLKRRFVLCLRDVIFMGIYSKSATAMSFSLSTLQGLAFLEPHLILPGALQRIYPSLQGLVEVHRTTSSLRALQILARIIARTKGYRCHLTTLLGMALPGIDANDLEKSLHTLTFIQAACYNIPMTDLTKGRDEINCDMLAMQWIPGEMERMEQEGVEVQLNYDTELSDETEEMILRSSTCGFGDFIISFLGRVFTLLENLPDVSRVRNGSPEENIVNTLPATFMPLLSSLSPEYYEIALTKVVDFVSNHVIHQARDAMAFICNAVCKVNPEKALKRFIPVLIQAIRTEIDDNGAGSTRTTGTDVLPRDRGLVWNVSMLSMCVVHVGDAVLAYKKELFDIAVYMQQKCRGIPTVHVSNFIHHLLLNLTGTYTSDYSLYEPDVVAKGIQPEHWCYRPDPQNLTVKWHVPKRQEIEFAAELFQNQAESALKQLAALTDENSNIRRDGIGKEWSDEVIRNLVLLRLIISGVSVLFDAKAASKTKGSRTNGVSDKAEDVEMTDGVIGTGPEDEEADSSLDTSEEDTVRETYTYPTGYPLEENDPIYVSIHDIRERAGWTLHKVHRYLCEKQEDDVPCFSALYSAYKCWFVDVGIERSAHVLDRVTRLLLADIHPYKMSGIRKDYPRPLLIRRANMYHLQRLRHNAAPRCRSRLDEILLLDIAESCVSAYTETRRNAQTAGESALKVVWGSRLLVIPPLLRALQNGIKENDYARIKGSLFSLLLSSVARTVGRHWKYAPTLVRAFIDASAVDRPSVQRICSSVVYQIMDYGRPMERMAILDRDLVESIAPTSQNVDEQIQQKRNSLNNKRALIEKKKAALAEELVDLAREAHWKVASRAATIVISMGLRFDYIASERLVELVTMGSIDDHPGLRGMYSQGLTALFTMIDVRAICNHDYKSYILGNQNFPAKIKVATKRYEKGWTEEFLASFANPETEYYIDHDFPGWLVWADHMPGYKPNVERDIEYDQIEWQIRSRMGKLFDRAWFKKFFMYLKQEPRDPSADKFRMSCAMLLLYAFELMLRDGLTAATFEDIKEEIEAVYEDGSDKHQHRATAEILGALVSSVTDTSVEKRTLVWEYAFPIVQKIFIEGLTPENSGYWTTFLHMILQCRDPRRVWPLVDWLASFRLDMTTNAAFKESSKINLLHQSIIDAGWHFRLEKPIVQDYLAHLDHPYKGVREAMGQTLATIFRTRYHESYPDVKSLLADQEASSSVGSYPYSPDTDFRQMINDIFTRIEEWRQERTPGQQTPSSYTSGSKTVLLWLDSTLSSHECTQLAPFFAEVFTGQLLHMMDVKEDPELQSLAYHVFRHLPNVPYPAEENSDFIKTLIRIGQTSPSWHQRLRVMINIQIIYFRRLFLLSPSDRDKLFECVASMLEDPQHEVRAGASATLSGMVRCSPEFLRKEIVDRFKKRFTQILVENPLPKRPKMPRMASGLSSPGSSGANTPNPEHTRLVISRHGAVLGLGALIQAFPYSSPPPTWIPEALTTLSVRAASDPGIVGSSVKSIISEFKKTRQDTWHIDAKAFTSDQLEDLSGVLWKSYFA